The genomic stretch AATACAGATCAAAATAGCGACACCGAGAATCCCTACCGTATTTTTCAGCAGTAAAGAGGCGCTGATTACTGTATCTGTTGCGTCTGTAAACATTCGGCCAAGCACAGGAATAAAATTTCCGGTTATAAATTTAGCCGTCCTGAGCGTAATGCCGTCTGTCACTGCAGCTGACGCTCCCTGAACAGAGATGACGCCGAGAAAGATGGTAAGAAAAACAGCCAGTGCTCCGATGGCGATATTTCTGAGCAGGTTAGCCAGCTGCGTTACTTTGTATTGTTCAGTCATCGTGCTGACAATGCTCAGAATCGCTGATAAAAAAATCAGCGGCATGACGATATTCTGAATCAAGAGACCGCTCGTGTTCATCAGGAAGAGGATAACAGGATGAAAGAAGGCAGCAGATACAGCTCCGCCTGAGGAAGCCAAAAGCGCCAAGAGGAGCGGAATGAGCGCCAGGATAAAGCTGGTCATCGTCTGAATCGCCTCAGTTGCATAGTTAATTGCCACATGAAAGCTATTAAGCGCAAGGATAATCAGCACCATGTACACAATTGAGTAAGCGACCTTACTGACGGTGCTTTGCTGAAAAGCATTTTGCAAAAGCTGCAGAATGACGCAAAAAATCGTGAGCAAAATCAATGTGCCCAGCAGCTTTCCGTTGGCAAGCACTTCATGAAACAAATAAGAAAAGAGAGCTTTCAGCCATTCTTGCGGTGAGAATGATTTATCGCCATTGATAAACTCCATTAAGCTGCCTTTTTGGCTTTCCGGCAGCAGTCCGCCGTATTCTGTCATAATGTCATTCCAAAATTCCCCGATCTTATCTGTTTCAAGCGAGGCTGCTGTCCTTTCCGCTAATTGCTCGGCTGTTTCAGCATGGTCTTCCGTTTGTTCTGCATTACCAGCTGCTTGTACAATTTCTGCACGGCCTGCTATGATCAGCACGGCCAAAAGCAAAACCCATTGAAAGCGCTTCAATCTACCGCCTCCTTTCGGTTATGACATAGAAGGTATAAGTCCGAGAATCGTTTCGATAATGACGGTTAAAATAGGCACAGCCATTACGAGTATTAAAATTTTCCCCGCCAATTCTATTTTCGAGGCGATGGCTCCTTGACCGGCATCTTTTGTGAGCTGTGCCCCGAATTCAGCAATATAGGCGATTCCGATAATCTTTAAAATGGTTTCAACATAGACCATGTTGACATTTGCATTAATCGCAATTTTTTCTATCATTCGAATAATGTCGTAGATTTGGTCTACCAAATAAAGAAAAATGGCACATCCGGCAAAAACGACGATTAAAAACGCAAAAGTCGGCTTTTGTTCTTTTACAATTAAAGAAAGGAAGGTGGCGATCAGCCCTAAACCTACAATTTGAACAATGTCAATCTGCAAGCCCCCCTATCCTTGGAATAAAAACACAGCTTTTATCTTTTTAAATAGGTCATCTACAATCGTGGCGACCATAAATAAAATATAGATAAAACCTAACAGCGTCACCCACTGAGCATATTCTTTCTTGCCCATCTGATCCAATATCGTGTGTAAAAAAGCGACCACGATTCCCACTCCGGCGATTTGAAATATGACATTCACGTCTACTCCCATTTTATTTTTGCTCCCCTCACGTTTACATCAATAGAAGAATGAGTAACAAGCCCGCTAAAAAGCCCAAACTTTTTATCATCTTTTCGTTTTTCGCTTGCGCCTGCTCAGCATCCGCTTCTGAGGCTTCCAAATGTGTCAGCGCCAGCTTGATGTGCTTTTGCTGAGAGATTCGATCATGAATCCCAAGCGTCTCGCCAAACTGCTTCAGCACTTCGTATTCGCTTTTTTTCAAAGACAGGGTGTCCCATACCTTCTTTAAGCTTTGCTCCCACGCCGTTTTCGCGGAATCACTTCCCTTGTCCAGCTGATCACTGAATGCGGAAAAAAGAGTTGAAACAGGCTGTGCGAGCTGTTTGGCAATCTGCTGTGAAGCAGTATGAAGCGGTGTATGGCCGTACATGATTTCAGCCTCGAGGGATTGAAGCGCCGCACGCAGCTGGCGGATTTGCCGCGGCCGTTCTGTATAAATCTTCGCCATCTCAAAACCTGTCCATGTTGTCGCTACCACAATGAATACAGCGCCCAGCAGCTTCAGCATGTTTTCACGCCCGTCGTCCTAGACAGCACATTTCCGTCTTTGTCATAAATTTGGCTCACTGTGCCCGGCCCTTTTGCTCTTGATAATTCCAAATAGCGGTCAAAGGCTCTTTCTTCCCACAAACGCTTCAATGAAGGCCGCTTCATCAGGTCGGATATACTCCAGCCATGCGCCGATACGATTACTGAAACACCGGCATGCAGCGCCTCCAGAAGTGCATCTGTATCTTCCATACGCCCGATTTCATCGACAATCATCACCTCAGGGCTCATGGATCGAATCATCATCATCAGCCCTTCAGCTTTTGGACAGGCGTCTAACACGTCAATTCTCTGACCAAATTGATGCTGCGGAATACCGCGAAGACATCCGGCAATCTCTGACCGTTCATCGACGATCCCTGTCTTTACGGGCAGCATGTTTTTTTTGCCGGTGCTTGAGAGCCTCGCAAGGTCCCGGAGAAGTGTTGTTTTGCCGGTTTGGGGCGGTCCGATAATCAGCGTATTCAGCCAGCTGTTTTGATATAAGTATGGAAGCAGCGGCTCCGCAATCCCCAGCTTTTGCCGGGCAATTCGTATATTAAAAGATGCGATGTCACGGAGGCCTTTCACACCTCCGTTTTCCGTAATGACTCTGCCCGCCAGTCCGACTCTGTGGCCGCCTCTGATCGTGACATACCCTTTCTTCAGCTCTTCTTCAAGTGTATACATACTATAGTTGCTGAGCCGGCTCAGGATCAGATGGGCATCCTCGGCCGTGCCCGCATAGGACAAATAAACAGGTTGTCCTCTTCGAATCAATTCAACAGGGCGGTTGATCCGAATTCTGACTTCTTCGATTTCCAGCCATTGTTGTTCCGGTATTTCAGAAAGGGCGTTTTTCATGGATTCAGGGAGAACCTCAGCGATTTCATTCAACAGAGCCTCCTCCTTTCTACCGATTGGCTTCTTTAAAATGTATGATGTGAGGCAGACTTTATGACAAGCCTCTCTTTATTTATGAACACCCGCCAAAATCAAGACAACACCCGTAAAAATCAGAATCAGCTTTGCATACGAAAGCTGCCCGGCAATTTGGTAGATTCCGACAGTCATTGTAATGATAAAAATCAACGGACCGACAATAGCGAGAATGCTGTTAACCACAACCGCCTTCCGGACATCGTTGGTCACAAGCATGACAATTGCTGCCGTCAGCTCAATCATAGAGGATAAAACTCGTAATCCCGCCATTGTTAAAACAGTAGAATTGATATTTCCAAGTAAAAATTTCATAGCACTCTCCCAACCTCCCATTTTTTTATATGATATGCTCTAGCTTGCTGAAGTAGTCTTGTCATTTTCGTATAAAAGAAAGATTCTGTTTTTGGGCACAAAAAAAGCCTGCTCCCATTTGGGAACAGACTTCTTTTTTTCTTTCTATGCTCTTGAAACGTAAGAACCGTCTGATGTATTGACAACAAGTGTGTCGCCTTCATTCACAAAGAACGGCACGTTTACAACAAGCCCGGTTTCAGTTTTCGCAGGTTTTGTACCGCCTGACGCTGTATCACCTTTAATACCAGGTTCAGTTTCAACAACTTTCAGCTCAACTGTGTTTGGAAGTTCGATACCAAGTGTTTCATCCTGGTACATCATGATATGCACAGACATGTTTTCTAGCAGGTATTTTAATTCTTCTTCGATTTGAGTTGCGCTCAGTTCAAGCTGCTCATAAGAAGAAGTATCCATAAATACGTGCTGATCTCCGTTTGCATATAGATATTGCATTGTTTTGGTTTCGATTTGCGCTTTCGCTACTTTTTCACCAGCGCGGAATGTTTTTTCCTGAATCGCGCCAGTGCGAAGGTTGCGGAGTTTAGAGCGGACAAATGCCGCACCTTTTCCAGGTTTTACGTGCTGGAAGTCAACGACGCGCCAAATGCCGCCATCTACTTCAATTGTTAATCCTGTACGGAAATCGTTAACTGAAATCATGTTTAATGTCCTCCTATATTCCAATCACAAAATAATAAGTTCTTTTGGGGAATGGGTGATTGTCCGGTTGCCGTTTTCTGTAATCACGATGTCATCTTCAATGCGGACACCGCCTGTTTCTGGTATGTAAATGCCCGGCTCCACTGTGACCACCATACCCGGTTCAAGGATAGCTGAAGATCTGACGGATAATCCCGGCGATTCATGAACTTCCATGCCGAGCCCGTGCCCGGTTGAATGGCCGAAATAGTCACCGTAGCCTTTTGCAGCAATATGATCCCTTGTGAGGGCGTCAGCCTCTTTTCCTGTCATTCCCGGCTTAATATGTGCGACGCCAAGCGCCTGAGCATCAAATACAACCTGATAGATCTCCTTCAATTGATCACTGGGCTGACCTACAGCGACCGTCCGGGTAATATCAGAACAATATCCTTTATAATAAGCGCCAAAATCAAGCGTAACAAGGTCTCCGCTTTCAATCAGTTTGTCACTGGCCACACCGTGCGGAAGGCTTGAACGAAGGCCTGAGGCGACAATCATATCAAAAGAAGAGCTGTCTGCTCCCTGGCTTCTCATATAAAACTCCAGCTCATTGGCAACAGCGATTTCAGAAATGCCGGGTTTCATAAACGTCAAGATATGTCTGAAGGCATCATCTGCAATCTTCGCAGCTTCCTCTAATATCTTAATCTCTTCACTAGACTTAATCAAGCGCAACTTTTCCACGGATTCAGCCACAGGCACTAATTCGGCATCACTGATAACGGCGCTGTATGAAGCGTAAGTGCCATATGTCATGCTGTTCTGTTCAAAGCCGAGACGCTTGATGCCAAACGATTCAACAGTGTCGGCAGTGGTCTGAATCAAGCTGCCGCCATGTTCAATGATCTCAAAACCCTTTACCTGAACCTTCGCCTGCTCAGTATAACGAAAATCCGTAATAAACGCTGCTTTGTCACCCGATATAACAGCCAAACCCGCCGAACCTGTAAACCCTGTCATATAGCGTACATTAGTGTTGCTTGTAATCAGCATGCCGTCAATTCCCAGCTGTCCAAACAGGTTTCTTAATTTCTCTAGCTTCATCTTGATTCTCCCCCTTGCTGGCTTAATAAGTAGCGAACAGCAAGCTTGTAGCCTTCAGCTCCAAG from Bacillus subtilis subsp. subtilis str. 168 encodes the following:
- the spoIIIAE gene encoding stage III sporulation protein (feeding tube apparatus) (Evidence 1a: Function from experimental evidences in the studied strain; PubMedId: 1766372, 15028710, 15849754, 16850406, 28784753; Product type cp: cell process), translating into MKRFQWVLLLAVLIIAGRAEIVQAAGNAEQTEDHAETAEQLAERTAASLETDKIGEFWNDIMTEYGGLLPESQKGSLMEFINGDKSFSPQEWLKALFSYLFHEVLANGKLLGTLILLTIFCVILQLLQNAFQQSTVSKVAYSIVYMVLIILALNSFHVAINYATEAIQTMTSFILALIPLLLALLASSGGAVSAAFFHPVILFLMNTSGLLIQNIVMPLIFLSAILSIVSTMTEQYKVTQLANLLRNIAIGALAVFLTIFLGVISVQGASAAVTDGITLRTAKFITGNFIPVLGRMFTDATDTVISASLLLKNTVGILGVAILICIAAFPAIKVLSLAFIYKLAAAILQPLGGGPVITCLDVISKSVIYIFAALAIVSLMFFLSLTVIITAGNLTMMMK
- the spoIIIAD gene encoding stage III sporulation protein (feeding tube apparatus) (Evidence 1a: Function from experimental evidences in the studied strain; PubMedId: 1766372, 15028710, 15849754, 16850406, 28784753; Product type cp: cell process), yielding MQIDIVQIVGLGLIATFLSLIVKEQKPTFAFLIVVFAGCAIFLYLVDQIYDIIRMIEKIAINANVNMVYVETILKIIGIAYIAEFGAQLTKDAGQGAIASKIELAGKILILVMAVPILTVIIETILGLIPSMS
- the spoIIIAC gene encoding stage III sporulation protein (feeding tube apparatus) (Evidence 1a: Function from experimental evidences in the studied strain; PubMedId: 1766372, 15028710, 17693505, 28784753; Product type cp: cell process), whose protein sequence is MGVDVNVIFQIAGVGIVVAFLHTILDQMGKKEYAQWVTLLGFIYILFMVATIVDDLFKKIKAVFLFQG
- the spoIIIAB gene encoding stage III sporulation protein (feeding tube apparatus) (Evidence 1a: Function from experimental evidences in the studied strain; PubMedId: 1766372, 15028710, 17693505, 28784753; Product type cp: cell process), which gives rise to MLKLLGAVFIVVATTWTGFEMAKIYTERPRQIRQLRAALQSLEAEIMYGHTPLHTASQQIAKQLAQPVSTLFSAFSDQLDKGSDSAKTAWEQSLKKVWDTLSLKKSEYEVLKQFGETLGIHDRISQQKHIKLALTHLEASEADAEQAQAKNEKMIKSLGFLAGLLLILLLM
- the spoIIIAA gene encoding ATP-binding stage III sporulation protein (Evidence 1a: Function from experimental evidences in the studied strain; PubMedId: 1766372, 15028710, 17693505, 28784753; Product type cp: cell process); its protein translation is MNEIAEVLPESMKNALSEIPEQQWLEIEEVRIRINRPVELIRRGQPVYLSYAGTAEDAHLILSRLSNYSMYTLEEELKKGYVTIRGGHRVGLAGRVITENGGVKGLRDIASFNIRIARQKLGIAEPLLPYLYQNSWLNTLIIGPPQTGKTTLLRDLARLSSTGKKNMLPVKTGIVDERSEIAGCLRGIPQHQFGQRIDVLDACPKAEGLMMMIRSMSPEVMIVDEIGRMEDTDALLEALHAGVSVIVSAHGWSISDLMKRPSLKRLWEERAFDRYLELSRAKGPGTVSQIYDKDGNVLSRTTGVKTC
- the yqhV gene encoding hypothetical protein (Evidence 4: Unknown function but conserved in other organisms) yields the protein MKFLLGNINSTVLTMAGLRVLSSMIELTAAIVMLVTNDVRKAVVVNSILAIVGPLIFIITMTVGIYQIAGQLSYAKLILIFTGVVLILAGVHK
- the efp gene encoding elongation factor P (Evidence 1a: Function from experimental evidences in the studied strain; PubMedId: 1956781, 14586115, 15066026, 15210970, 16014871, 27002156, 28787546; Product type f: factor) — encoded protein: MISVNDFRTGLTIEVDGGIWRVVDFQHVKPGKGAAFVRSKLRNLRTGAIQEKTFRAGEKVAKAQIETKTMQYLYANGDQHVFMDTSSYEQLELSATQIEEELKYLLENMSVHIMMYQDETLGIELPNTVELKVVETEPGIKGDTASGGTKPAKTETGLVVNVPFFVNEGDTLVVNTSDGSYVSRA
- the papA gene encoding aminopeptidase (Met-Xaa and Xaa-Pro, Xaa-Pro-Xaa) (Evidence 1a: Function from experimental evidences in the studied strain; PubMedId: 23144141, 26735940, 27002156; Product type e: enzyme), which encodes MKLEKLRNLFGQLGIDGMLITSNTNVRYMTGFTGSAGLAVISGDKAAFITDFRYTEQAKVQVKGFEIIEHGGSLIQTTADTVESFGIKRLGFEQNSMTYGTYASYSAVISDAELVPVAESVEKLRLIKSSEEIKILEEAAKIADDAFRHILTFMKPGISEIAVANELEFYMRSQGADSSSFDMIVASGLRSSLPHGVASDKLIESGDLVTLDFGAYYKGYCSDITRTVAVGQPSDQLKEIYQVVFDAQALGVAHIKPGMTGKEADALTRDHIAAKGYGDYFGHSTGHGLGMEVHESPGLSVRSSAILEPGMVVTVEPGIYIPETGGVRIEDDIVITENGNRTITHSPKELIIL